CGCAACTCATGTAGCACTCGTAACTCTCAGGGCTGTTGTGGGTTTTGAGCGGGACGGAGAAGGATGGGGGTGCTTCAAAACTGCAGTCCTTTGTAGCGGGGAGGTTTAGAGAAAAGctttctgaaaataaaacatgggaaAAGGTGAAAAACACTGTGGCGTCATTTTAAACCATGGACAATTCTTTGAACATTTTGCTGAGCACTTCATTCAGTGTCGGGGACTATCAACTACATGAAAAATGTATCACTTATTGATACAATTTAATTTATATAATTCATTTATATAATTTGTGTAAATGTGCAGTGTGGGGcagctttgtgttttatttttgctgatgCTCTGTGTTCATCTTTGTTGTTTGGATGTGTCTTTTATGTTTCTGTTctcacatctaatctaatataaaatgagtacttcctgtttctgtcagGATGTACTTGTTGTGGGTCATTGCAAgatgttatatatttatatgttatatatttttttatttgttatatatttttttatttgttatattttttttttccagagacaTGCAGGCCGGTTCAGAGCCGACCCATGATATTTATTGCTCTGGACATGGATGTTTATGTCAGGCCATAAGACTGTGGGTTTGGTTGTTCAGTAGCAAATTCACTAGTCTAGAATGTAGAATTGTTTTGAATAGCAAAAATAGCATTGTCGCCCccaaatgtttgcttttgtttgcctgtGTTATCAATGAGTCACCGTAGGGACATGaagcatttttaattcattcatttgagcATTTGGAATTtgcatgatgaaatgaaaaattattAATCACTTGTTTGTGAACACTTTCTCACCAACCTTTCTTTCTTCTCACTTCCCAGTTCTGTGACTCGGAGGGTTTGGACATCCCCATGTCATTCTTGGCATAGACCCGGAACTTGTACTGGCGCCCTGGCATGATGTTGATGGCAGTAAACTTGTTATTGAAAAGATGGTCTGCCACCGTCTGCCAGGTTCGCTTCACGGAATCCCGTTTGGTGATCATGTAGTGCAGCCGGTCGTCTTTCTTCTCGTCCGGGGAGGCATCCCAGGACACTGTCACTGTTCCCGAAACATTCTCGTCCAATTCCACTGGGCCAGGAGGCTTGGGATCGTCTATGAACCAGTAGGAATTTCATTACGCTCTAAAGAGAGTGTGTTCAGACATATTTTGATGTGCATTGTCTACCAAACATTTGCATCCTGAAAGGATTGCATTTTCCCCGGATTAAATcggcataggacgcaaaagtcctctTCCCCAGTGGCAAGATTATGCCATTGGAGTGAAGATGTGTTGGATTGTTCTGTTGGAACTGCAATCCTGTTCATACCAGAACAATTTGAGTGACAAAAGCAACATGTAAGCTCAATATAAAGCTGCAATTACGAGCAACAAACTGCCACACTACAATAAACTAAATGCATGATGTGACATGTTTGGTATGACCTGAAGGACAACCTTCAAATCTATCAGTATTCTTCTACAGTAGACTAAAGGCTACAACTCTGCATCGCTGAGCTACCATGTTGGCTCTCCAACTTCAGACCCACTTGTAGTTTTTTATCGCAACTTCAGAGGTGGAAGGAAGTCGATGCAGTGGCTGCAAACCCGCTATTTGTAGCGCAACAAACATGTTACGTTTCACGCACACATACCTGTGACTCTTATCTCAACACTGGACGTCTCTTGACCTACAAGATTCTTCACAATGATGGTGTAGATTCCGGTATCGTGGCGCTCGGACGATGGGATGATTAACTGTGACGACGTGTCTGAATTGCTAATCGTAACGTGCTTTCCGACAGGCATGTCATCCTTGAGCCATGTTATATTCGGAAGAGGAGAAGCCTGTGAATGAAACAGGGTCATCATTTCagaccattttttttaacattcggAACAGATGCGTAGTGATGTTGTAGTGGCTTATTCCGATTTTAATTCTTTATTAAAGTTGATGGTGATATGCTAATGGAAATGAATGCAGGTATTCAAGCGGCAGGTTGTCTCATGAAGGTCTATATCATACAATTAtccttcatatttttttcagaatgaCAGACAAAGAAGATTAAATCTTCTCATTAAATCTGAAAAGGTGCTTGTTGTACATACCACAAAGTTGAACGTCACCCTTGCGGCATTCCCGGCTCTCATTACCATGAAGTTTTTAATTTTCTTGTCAGTAAACTGAGGTCTCACTGTAAggcaatacaaaaaaaaatcaattcaagcCTAATCTGAAAAGGTTCACCTTCATTTTACCTGGAGGAGGCATTGCAATAATGTAGTTGTCCAGCTCTTGGGCCTCGCCGTCTCCGCCCTCGTTGGTGGCTAAAACTCTCACCCAGTACATCGCCATGGACTTCAAACCCATGATCGTGTAGGAGTTCATAATAATTGCACTTGAGTTGCACCGGCACCACTCTGGATTTTCGGCAGGTCTGAGCTCCACAAAATATCCTTTGGCCTCGTCCTGGACCCCCTCTTCCTCTATAGGTTTGGTCCAGcccagagataaggttgtgtATGTCGAATCAGTTACCCTCAGGTCAATAACTTTTCCTGGAGGCTCTGTAGTGATTCAATACATTTGAAAGATGTAAAAGCAGCCCACAGCAGAGTCCGTACTTGGCTTATTACTTACTCTTCGGGTCTCTGGCGAATACAAATTCTGAAGGTTGACTCGGCTCTCCGACGCCAGAAATGTTGATCGCGGATACTCGAAACTCGTATTCGATGCCTTCAACTACATCTTTCACAGCATACTTTTTCTCTGTGGGtttaacaaacaaacatggatgaAACTGAAGTTAGATTGACAGATGCATCGGTGTATTCAGGGATGCTCAAAGTGAAATCCATGCCCTTTAACTGATATACCTTTAATTGGCTCATCTGGCGGGTTAACAAGTCCCCACAAGTTGCTGCCATTCTTCCGTTTTTCCACATTGTATCCGAAGAGGTTGGTACCTCCTGTATTGACAGGTGCTGTCCAAGCGAGATTAATGCAGTCTTTGAAAGCACTGATGATTTTCAGGGCAGTAGGAGGTCCAGGATACGCTGTGCAGTAGATGGAAATACGATTGTAAGTCTGTCATGAATTGAGTTAAAGACTAACATACCTTTCGTTCCTGCCTGGATGTCATCAGTCTCCATCATTTCGCTGACATCATAAGAGGTTTCCGCCCTGATGTGATAGCAGTATTTCCGGCCATGGTCCACATCTGTGTCTCTGTATTTTGGCTCTGATCCAATTTTCCCAAGTTTTTTCCAGCTATTCCGGCCGATCTGTTGACGCTCCAGTATGTAATCGGTGATGGGGCAACCGCCATTGTCTTTGGGAGGCCTCCATTTGAACTCGATAACGGTGGAAGAACTTTCAATGATATCCACGGGCCCCAGAGGCGGCGTTGGCTTATCTGTCCAAGTCAGTCACAAACAAGTTGCTTTCATTTTTGGATGATTGATTCTGATTTTGCACAGAGAGCTGCACTTACCAAGCACATTTAGCTGAGTGACTGCCTCGGTCACGCCACATTCGTTTTTAATCTTAACTTTTATTTCTCCGGAGATTTTACGATTACACTTAGCTAACACCAGACGGGTGTGATTCTCGGCCTTTTCAATTTTGGTGCGGTCGTCTTCCAACAGTTCTTCTCCGTCTTGGAACCACTGGATCTTCATGGGCTCCCGACCAATGAAGGACACCTTGAAGGCGGCGTCTTTCCCAGTTTTGATTGTGATAGGTTTTTTAAACTCAGCAAGGTCGTCTTCATTGAGTCGTGGTGGGTCTAGTTCGATATAAACACACTGTGTTTGTTATTGTTCAGAGCAGTATTTTACAACTACACTCATCACCTTCAACACGCAATACAGCCTCCGTTTTGCGTCCGTCTGCTTCATATTTATACTTTCCGGCATCCTCCTCTTTGCAGTTCTTAAAGACTAGTTTGCGATGAAACCCGTCTTTCACGATACACATCTCTTCTGTTGACGTAATCTATGAAGACAGTCAAATATATTTAACTTTGTATTGATTCCTAAGACAGTTGTGTTTACTTACCTCAACTCCCTCTTTGTACCAGACGCCTTCACAGTCTTCGCTGCTCAGCTTGCAGACCAGCATGGTGTCAGTACCGATAATGGCGGTGACATCTGACAAGCCGCTGGTGAAGTATACTCCTGGGTCTGAGCGATTCAAACTTGTTAAATTCGAAGGACAATTTAATGTGAAGAAAGACTGGAGATGATGTTAGAGCTCACCAACGACAGTTTCAGGAACAAGAGGGCCCTTTCGTACCCTCTTCCTTTTCTGAACTGGTGCTCCCTCCGCAGCCTCTTCAATGATCTCGTCTTCCTGCTGAGCCTCAGTTGCTCCTTCACTTGCTTTCTCTTCACCTTCTGGTACTACTTCAtcaacttcctcttcctctgtgtctccctcctcttcctcaatgTCCTCCTCTCCACTCTCTTCTGGTACTGCCTCGCCTTCTTGGCCTTCTACAGCCACCACCTTTGCCTTagcttttgtctttgtcttacttccaccttttcctttttctttagcCTCAGCTTTAGCTTTAGCCTTTGCCTCTGCTTTAGCTTTAGCTTTGGCCTCAGCTTTGGCTTTAGCCCTCGCCTCTGCTTCAGCTTTTGCGAGAGCTTCAGCTTCCGCCTTAgccgctgcttctgctgcagcttctgcagCTCTTATTTCTGCCTCTGCCTTTGCCCTTGCGATCATTTCTTCCCTTTCTTGCTGGACCTTGGCATTCTGCTCCTGAGCGATCCTCAAAAGTTCTGGATTAGCGCCACCTGCTCGCGTTGTTTTGCGAGCTTTCTTCTTTCCGCGTGAGTTTGGATCGTTGTCGGCTGTTGGAACAGGCATGAAAAAAATTCAGAATACTGATTTTGACTACAAGGAAATTGTACTGTACCTTCAACTACAAGCCAAGCACTGCAGGATGCCATTCCGGCTTCCGCCGCATAAATGCCTTTGTCCAAGAGTTTGCAGTCTTTGACGACCAGCGTGTGAATCAACATGTCGTCTGACACGAGAATGTCGAATTTATCTCCTTGCTCCAAGAGAACATTCTTTCCCTTCCAGTTGATCTTGGACATGGGAGTCGAAatgacacactcaaacacagcgTCTTCTCGCTCTTCTGCTGTCACGTCTTGAATCTTGTAGAGGAATTCAGCACTGGAAACTGAAATATGAGTAGAGAAATTATGAAATGTATCATGTTCTTTCAGGAGCTACCGTACACCTTCATATAGGTTACTGGTTTACGGTGAAATGATCTAATCTTGTGGTCTGACTTTGGGACCCAACATCTCCCAAAATGACATTCTAAGACCCATATCCAGAAAATTGTTTTAACACAGTTTGGTGACATAtatcaaaattaaaaaatgcagtttGCAACTGAGATTTAACAATATGATGTTAGAAATGAGCTAAGAGTAAAATACCATCACATCTGGGGATCGATCCCGTAGGTTATAGCCTGATGCTGAACCACACTGCGACTGTACAGTAAGTAGATGTGTTGGCTGTCAAACTAGAGGCAGAggcttgtttgtttaatttggGTTacataataattacattttgtaTCATGGACGGATCACTGTCGATCATAGTCATGTTTCATGATGCATTGCTTATATACGCCAAGTTCACTCAACTGCTTTGTAAAtcatcatttaaatgtttttgttggatTTATCTGgtcatttcaatttttttacAAGTCACTGATTTAACCAGAAATTCATCTGCTGTCACATTCGATCAAAATTCTTTGCAGTAGTCAAGGCTGAACATGGATGACACCTCCTGAGCTTGGCAGGGGCCCTCGACCCTACCCATTGAGAACCACTCATCCAATCCACAAACTTTTCTGGAAGTCAGCGGAAAAAAGCTTGTTCAGTTGTGTGCATCTTTTGCACCATTACGCACTTCAGCCTCAACCGTAAGCCCTTACTTACTTGTCATGGTTTACCTCAGTTATCAGTTTGCacattgatttcattttcattcatttcctgactgaatctgaagctttcttgcctCGTCTAAGTCTGTCAGTCAAGAAACTTATGCACAGTGACTTTTTGCCTTCATTATGAATCTCCATTTGGCTCTTGTCAGAGGCGTTAATTCAAAATCCTGCCACCTTGATTTAATGCGCTTGGATGCGATACCTCATGACTCGTGTCTTAATTGAATCCTTGCGTACGACAGATGAACTTACAAGTCGGTCTGCTGTGATGTCTCATAAAGCCCACCTCCTGACACTTGTTATTAAGTTGTTCATAATAATCTCTTTATCAGTCAAGAGAGATAAGTCTATTTCTGACATGAGTTTAATGTGTGCTTACAAAAACTCTCAGCATCAAGAGAGAGTTCATGGAAGGAAAGGTGGATGTGGAGACGTTTTACAGCTTGGTGGACATCAAACTGCTGATTCAGAACAGTGGGACAGTCACTAACATCATTGCAGCAGTGCTGACAGGGATACTCCGGTTTGTACTCCTTTACTCTGAGCTGTCAAAGAGACCAGTTCACTGTTGATTTCAGTGAAACACCGGCCGACAAATCAGGTTTTATGGCTCCGGATGAAGTTCCCATGTACATAGCTGTGTCAGAAAGGCCAAATTGAAATTGAAGAGCTC
Above is a window of Synchiropus splendidus isolate RoL2022-P1 chromosome 6, RoL_Sspl_1.0, whole genome shotgun sequence DNA encoding:
- the LOC128760847 gene encoding immunoglobulin-like and fibronectin type III domain-containing protein 1, whose protein sequence is MITQFVEELPEGMSTPDFTRKPIAVTLQEGKTAIFRAIITGQPAPTVTWVRNNGEIDEENYKVTFDKSSGEHQLQIPDVSVEHADTYKCFATNEYGKAIVTATLHVIEVGFKKNRALQQSRTAIRELPEDFKKNLKATPDGEEKEDAKPKTDEKFWELLMSADKKDYESICSQYGVTDFRGMLKKLSEKKMERQQEQERVVERLCNLKPIEMREDGGAEFELEMSLKDPTSKIFLYKDGVMVPFDPDTEIKHGLKQVGKKFVFSINGVNPEDAGLYQVEVDGVKVFSTDLKVSSAEFLYKIQDVTAEEREDAVFECVISTPMSKINWKGKNVLLEQGDKFDILVSDDMLIHTLVVKDCKLLDKGIYAAEAGMASCSAWLVVEDPGVYFTSGLSDVTAIIGTDTMLVCKLSSEDCEGVWYKEGVEITSTEEMCIVKDGFHRKLVFKNCKEEDAGKYKYEADGRKTEAVLRVEDPPRLNEDDLAEFKKPITIKTGKDAAFKVSFIGREPMKIQWFQDGEELLEDDRTKIEKAENHTRLVLAKCNRKISGEIKVKIKNECGVTEAVTQLNVLAYPGPPTALKIISAFKDCINLAWTAPVNTGGTNLFGYNVEKRKNGSNLWGLVNPPDEPIKEKKYAVKDVVEGIEYEFRVSAINISGVGEPSQPSEFVFARDPKKPPGKVIDLRVTDSTYTTLSLGWTKPIEEEGVQDEAKGYFVELRPAENPEWCRCNSSAIIMNSYTIMGLKSMAMYWVRVLATNEGGDGEAQELDNYIIAMPPPVRPQFTDKKIKNFMVMRAGNAARVTFNFVASPLPNITWLKDDMPVGKHVTISNSDTSSQLIIPSSERHDTGIYTIIVKNLVGQETSSVEIRVTDDPKPPGPVELDENVSGTVTVSWDASPDEKKDDRLHYMITKRDSVKRTWQTVADHLFNNKFTAINIMPGRQYKFRVYAKNDMGMSKPSESQNWEVRRKKESFSLNLPATKDCSFEAPPSFSVPLKTHNSPESYECYMSCAVTGNPKPYVTWYRNNISLNSNSNYYITNTCGVCSLVILKVGPKDSGEYTVIAENSLGREECSTKLVVKD